One part of the Chryseobacterium mulctrae genome encodes these proteins:
- the hemH gene encoding ferrochelatase gives MKGILLVNLGSPRSTSVPDVREYLDEFLMDEKVIDYRWFFRALLVQGIILNTRPAKSAEAYKTVWTDEGSPLIVITQRIQKKLQKLVDVPVEIGMRYAQPSIEAGIQKLVDQGVSEIVLFPLYPQYAMSTTETVIEKAEEVRKKKFPGIKINYIQPFYNREIYIDCLAESIREKLPENFDALQFSYHGVPERHIYKTDPTNTCNLNDCCSRENNPSHQFCYRHQCFDVTNSVIKKLGLPKEKVMVTFQSRLGKDKWMEPYTDETLETIGKKGIKNLAIVCPAFVSDCLETLEEISVEGKHQFEHGGGENFHYIPCLNDEDRWIDVVKILCEEKLNEFYLV, from the coding sequence ATGAAAGGAATATTATTAGTCAATCTCGGCTCACCAAGATCAACGTCTGTACCCGATGTAAGAGAATATCTTGATGAGTTTTTGATGGACGAAAAGGTAATTGATTACCGATGGTTTTTCCGTGCGCTTTTGGTGCAGGGAATTATTTTAAATACAAGGCCCGCAAAATCTGCAGAAGCCTACAAAACGGTTTGGACAGATGAAGGTTCTCCATTGATTGTGATCACTCAGAGAATTCAGAAAAAACTTCAAAAGCTGGTTGATGTTCCGGTAGAAATCGGGATGCGATATGCACAACCGAGTATTGAAGCAGGAATTCAAAAGTTGGTTGACCAAGGAGTTTCGGAAATTGTCCTTTTCCCTTTGTATCCGCAATATGCGATGAGTACAACAGAAACGGTGATTGAAAAAGCCGAGGAAGTAAGAAAAAAGAAATTCCCGGGAATTAAGATCAATTACATTCAGCCTTTTTACAACAGAGAGATCTACATCGACTGTCTTGCAGAAAGCATCAGAGAAAAACTTCCTGAAAATTTCGACGCATTACAGTTTTCTTATCACGGTGTTCCGGAAAGACATATTTATAAAACAGATCCTACAAACACGTGTAATCTGAATGATTGTTGCTCCAGAGAAAACAATCCGAGTCATCAGTTTTGTTATCGCCATCAATGTTTTGATGTGACCAATTCTGTGATTAAAAAATTAGGTTTACCGAAAGAAAAAGTGATGGTTACCTTCCAATCCCGATTAGGAAAGGACAAATGGATGGAACCTTATACTGATGAAACTTTAGAAACTATTGGTAAAAAAGGAATTAAAAACCTTGCCATTGTTTGTCCGGCTTTCGTTTCTGATTGTCTCGAAACTTTAGAAGAAATTTCTGTAGAAGGAAAACATCAGTTTGAACACGGTGGTGGTGAAAATTTCCATTACATCCCTTGTCTGAACGATGAAGACCGATGGATCGATGTGGTAAAAATACTCTGTGAAGAAAAACTGAATGAGTTTTATTTAGTTTAA